In Natronococcus occultus SP4, the following proteins share a genomic window:
- the rpiA gene encoding ribose-5-phosphate isomerase RpiA has product MKTTGGSDAAKRRAGERAAEDVEDGFVVGLGTGSTTAHAIAAIGRAVDDGLDVRGIATSFQSRQLALEEGIPLTELDAVPGVDLAIDGADRVLEDGDARGTLIKGGGAAHTREKLVDASADRFVVVADPSKLTDRLEASVPVAVLPEAHTVVAERIGELGGEATLRDAQQKDGPVVTDNGNLVLDCAFGPIEDPAALAERLSALPGVVEHGLFVDCADATYVGTDDGVDVRQY; this is encoded by the coding sequence ATGAAGACGACGGGCGGCTCCGACGCGGCGAAGCGACGCGCGGGCGAGCGTGCGGCCGAGGACGTCGAGGACGGGTTCGTCGTCGGGCTCGGAACGGGGTCGACGACCGCCCACGCGATCGCGGCGATCGGGCGGGCCGTCGACGACGGGCTCGACGTCCGTGGCATCGCGACCTCCTTCCAGTCCCGGCAGCTGGCCCTCGAAGAAGGGATTCCGCTGACCGAGCTCGACGCCGTCCCGGGGGTCGATCTCGCGATCGACGGGGCCGACCGCGTCCTCGAGGACGGCGACGCCCGCGGAACGCTGATCAAGGGCGGGGGCGCCGCCCACACCCGCGAGAAGCTCGTCGACGCCAGTGCCGACCGGTTCGTCGTCGTCGCCGACCCCTCGAAGCTAACCGACCGCCTCGAGGCGTCGGTTCCGGTCGCTGTGCTCCCCGAAGCCCACACGGTCGTCGCCGAGCGGATCGGCGAGCTGGGCGGCGAAGCGACGCTGCGAGACGCACAGCAGAAAGACGGGCCGGTCGTCACCGACAACGGGAACCTGGTGCTCGACTGCGCGTTCGGGCCGATCGAGGACCCGGCAGCGCTCGCGGAGCGGCTCTCGGCGCTGCCCGGCGTCGTCGAGCACGGGCTGTTCGTCGACTGCGCCGACGCGACCTACGTCGGGACCGACGACGGCGTCGACGTCCGTCAGTACTGA
- a CDS encoding ABC transporter permease: protein MSAIAVAKKDFRDAVRSRTLLALTALFGLFTVGGAYLASWAAEALEGGAETTLDLIIALQTPAGYLVPIIALVVSYAAIAGERENGSLKFLLGLPHSRRDVVVGKILGRTGVVGVSILVGFAVGLIGLFAFVGSVSLVDYLGFTLVTLLFGLVYVCIGIGLSSLTRSTTKAAIGAFGLLVFFWFAWSILVQLLLYAVEGQLLMEEFPDWYVTLLSLSPDAAYGSALGAVLGESGLAMSGMYGGDELPLAARPWFGFVVLGVWALVPLALGVLRFESIDL from the coding sequence ACGCTGCTTGCCCTGACGGCGCTGTTCGGGCTCTTTACCGTCGGCGGGGCGTATCTGGCGTCCTGGGCCGCCGAGGCCCTCGAGGGCGGCGCCGAGACGACGCTCGATCTCATCATCGCTCTCCAGACGCCCGCGGGGTATCTCGTCCCGATCATCGCGCTCGTGGTCAGCTACGCAGCGATCGCCGGCGAGCGCGAGAACGGGAGCCTGAAGTTCCTGCTCGGCTTGCCTCACTCGCGGCGCGACGTCGTGGTCGGGAAGATCCTCGGACGCACCGGTGTCGTCGGCGTCTCGATCCTCGTCGGGTTCGCCGTCGGCCTGATCGGGCTGTTCGCGTTCGTGGGGTCGGTCTCGCTGGTCGACTACCTCGGCTTTACGCTGGTCACGCTGCTGTTCGGACTGGTCTACGTCTGTATCGGGATCGGGCTCTCCTCGCTAACCCGATCGACGACGAAGGCTGCCATCGGCGCGTTCGGTCTGCTCGTCTTCTTCTGGTTCGCCTGGTCGATTCTCGTCCAGCTCCTGCTGTACGCCGTCGAGGGCCAGCTGCTCATGGAGGAGTTCCCCGACTGGTACGTCACGCTGCTCTCCTTGTCGCCCGACGCCGCCTACGGCTCGGCGCTGGGGGCCGTCCTCGGCGAGTCCGGGCTGGCGATGAGCGGGATGTACGGCGGCGACGAGCTCCCGCTTGCCGCCCGGCCCTGGTTCGGATTCGTCGTCCTCGGGGTCTGGGCGCTGGTCCCGCTCGCGCTCGGCGTTCTACGGTTCGAGTCGATCGACCTCTGA